The following coding sequences lie in one Cyanobacterium sp. Dongsha4 genomic window:
- a CDS encoding AAA family ATPase, with protein sequence MICHFLIGVPASGKSTFAQLLAQTGNYQIISTDTIRKELYGDEIVQGNWLEIEAEVLKQIKNTITLNKGIIYDATNAQRAWRMDLLSKIEKQIGKIHWLAWYLNLDLKIAQKWNSQRDRTVPDNIIERMNDSLQQFPPHVAEGFINIVEIKQPQQYNLSFIEEKLNGLERSIINRENRTKIENITPHRYSKLLDFDRLMHLISLLIAYPELGNLEYAYPDILEQIFGNPVTFDDSLSEISAVMAKLKGNIYADKLAIEKDLQFLINYGLIKHNITEPKYELSLTEMNDNLDGIITHYASDKYTFERILNTIKTIADYPFLPNVEADFLNQLYPDEQNIKDSSKSNLSGHLTNLTCTLISLEKCPDKHLKARRDLLRKDIQFILKPYQILPKTMRNGYFLGTGILSERELVETFRLLQTQTKNIDDPLALNLYHKFEQKMKWANFDDHYSYPVRAIANHSMIDTESLDSTTLSNQTQRIQEIIEQGKLVQLNKFANRGSYEGEEKGAFCGWLLQIVFYNFAWYVGFEQKGGEKDKLFRFERLDRLYIQQEMDTTRSITEQKKALKKLTKLLSASYGIHLGNSVEQQKLFLSSNKEDKQKVQETVELWFSEKIFSFVAEGTKRFPSQQMKMTKPPRLLSNSNSSLFSLSKSKDKQKPYRFQVTLPQWSLDEFDFIRWILGFGGEVKVHKPKILQKKIITLSSNTINVYQKQNIDSEL encoded by the coding sequence ATGATATGTCACTTTTTAATCGGTGTTCCCGCTTCTGGTAAATCAACTTTTGCTCAACTTTTAGCCCAAACTGGTAACTATCAAATTATCTCTACGGATACCATCAGAAAAGAACTTTATGGAGATGAAATTGTACAGGGTAATTGGTTAGAAATTGAAGCTGAAGTTCTTAAACAAATAAAAAATACGATTACACTTAATAAAGGGATTATTTATGATGCCACCAACGCTCAAAGAGCATGGAGAATGGACTTATTGTCAAAAATAGAGAAGCAAATCGGTAAAATTCATTGGTTAGCATGGTATCTCAATTTAGATCTTAAAATTGCTCAAAAATGGAATAGTCAGCGTGATCGCACCGTGCCTGATAATATAATAGAGAGGATGAATGATTCATTACAGCAATTTCCGCCCCATGTAGCCGAAGGTTTTATTAATATTGTAGAAATTAAACAACCCCAACAGTACAATTTATCGTTTATTGAAGAAAAATTAAATGGTTTAGAACGTTCTATAATTAATAGAGAGAATCGTACTAAAATAGAAAATATTACCCCCCATCGTTATTCTAAATTATTAGATTTTGACAGGTTAATGCACCTAATATCTTTGTTAATCGCTTATCCTGAGTTGGGAAATTTAGAATATGCCTATCCCGATATTTTAGAGCAAATATTTGGTAATCCTGTTACCTTTGATGATTCTCTTAGTGAAATTAGTGCCGTTATGGCAAAATTAAAAGGTAATATTTATGCTGATAAATTAGCTATTGAAAAAGATTTACAATTTCTTATTAATTATGGATTAATCAAACATAATATTACAGAACCTAAGTATGAATTATCCCTGACAGAAATGAATGATAATTTAGATGGTATTATTACTCATTATGCTTCTGATAAATACACTTTTGAGAGAATTTTAAACACAATTAAGACTATTGCGGATTATCCTTTTCTTCCCAATGTTGAAGCAGATTTTCTCAATCAATTATATCCTGATGAGCAAAATATAAAAGATAGTAGCAAATCAAATCTTTCTGGACATTTAACTAATTTAACCTGTACGTTGATTTCACTGGAAAAATGTCCTGATAAACACCTAAAAGCAAGACGAGATTTACTTAGAAAAGATATTCAATTTATTCTCAAACCTTATCAAATTTTACCTAAAACTATGCGTAATGGTTATTTCCTCGGCACTGGTATCCTTTCTGAAAGAGAATTAGTTGAGACATTTCGTCTCCTGCAAACCCAAACCAAAAATATTGATGATCCTTTAGCTCTTAACCTTTATCATAAGTTTGAGCAGAAAATGAAATGGGCTAATTTTGATGACCATTATAGTTATCCTGTTAGAGCGATCGCCAATCACTCCATGATTGATACTGAATCTTTAGACTCCACAACACTAAGTAATCAAACTCAGAGAATACAGGAAATTATTGAACAGGGAAAATTAGTACAACTAAATAAATTTGCTAATCGTGGTAGTTACGAAGGAGAAGAAAAAGGTGCTTTTTGTGGATGGTTATTACAGATAGTTTTTTATAATTTTGCATGGTATGTAGGATTTGAGCAGAAGGGAGGAGAAAAAGATAAATTATTTCGTTTTGAAAGGTTAGACAGACTTTATATTCAACAGGAAATGGATACAACTAGAAGTATCACAGAGCAGAAAAAAGCATTAAAAAAATTAACTAAATTATTATCAGCTAGTTATGGTATTCATCTGGGGAATAGTGTTGAACAGCAAAAGTTATTTTTAAGCAGTAATAAAGAAGATAAACAAAAAGTACAGGAAACAGTTGAATTATGGTTTAGTGAAAAAATATTTAGTTTTGTTGCAGAAGGTACAAAAAGGTTTCCTAGTCAACAAATGAAAATGACAAAACCCCCCCGCTTATTATCGAATAGTAATTCATCATTATTTAGCTTGAGTAAAAGTAAAGACAAACAAAAACCTTATCGTTTTCAGGTTACATTACCTCAATGGTCACTAGATGAATTTGATTTCATTCGCTGGATATTAGGATTTGGTGGTGAAGTGAAAGTACATAAACCTAAAATACTACAGAAAAAAATTATTACACTTTCAAGTAATACTATAAATGTCTATCAAAAACAAAATATTGATTCTGAACTGTAA
- a CDS encoding RAMP superfamily CRISPR-associated protein, whose translation MYKKAYGIIETLAPVHVGATAGEESGNLNLIFRDQFTLTGVIPGSSIRGRFRSEMFLIKGDNDTNKWYGHDADSGVTDSTTESLIKFEYASIVWLPVFCPGQPIVWVSCPKLLKRYKRITGIDDDIPKVYSGSSVLKPLTVENKPTLFFNFGFLTIDHPNKNLKTWFANGEELPAVVVADDEIAMIHDMALYRQSRVRLDENEKKAVKGAFFNTEALPEGTQMIFPVAIKKDEEDWKPFEDNSTKGEIYLGGLESIGFGHCAIEIKGI comes from the coding sequence ATGTATAAAAAGGCTTACGGTATTATTGAAACTCTTGCACCTGTTCATGTTGGGGCTACAGCAGGAGAGGAAAGCGGTAATTTAAACCTTATTTTTCGAGATCAATTTACTCTCACAGGGGTTATACCGGGTAGCTCGATTCGGGGACGTTTTCGCTCGGAAATGTTTTTGATAAAAGGTGATAATGATACGAATAAATGGTATGGACACGATGCAGACTCAGGAGTAACCGATTCAACAACGGAATCGCTCATCAAATTTGAATACGCATCTATTGTTTGGCTTCCTGTATTTTGTCCAGGACAACCAATAGTCTGGGTCAGTTGTCCTAAACTATTAAAACGTTATAAACGTATCACGGGGATAGATGATGATATACCTAAAGTGTATAGTGGTTCATCTGTATTGAAACCGTTAACAGTAGAAAATAAACCAACTTTATTCTTTAACTTCGGCTTTCTTACTATAGATCACCCAAACAAGAATTTAAAAACATGGTTTGCTAATGGGGAAGAATTACCTGCGGTGGTGGTAGCCGATGATGAAATTGCCATGATTCACGATATGGCTTTATATCGTCAAAGTCGGGTGCGTTTGGATGAAAATGAGAAAAAAGCGGTAAAAGGTGCTTTCTTTAATACTGAAGCTCTTCCAGAGGGTACACAGATGATTTTTCCGGTAGCAATAAAAAAAGATGAGGAAGATTGGAAGCCTTTTGAAGATAATTCAACTAAAGGAGAGATTTATCTAGGCGGTTTAGAGTCTATTGGTTTTGGACATTGTGCCATCGAAATAAAAGGAATTTGA
- a CDS encoding type III-B CRISPR module-associated Cmr3 family protein, translated as MFKYLITIKPLGFLYGSAGGFLSPENLVGRSRSKFPPDPATLSGLFFSTHYNDKKYKEEELRENLHIAGAFWAKENQYQFFYVPIPWTKIIDEKTTDEWLIKNNKWCREKPDLTPEYSWVKINQWNLSAQVIKGNKSIEKNPWKYVSVLHPKMKKDERHTEEGGLFLENAVQMEDDVCLVYLSTHELPDGWYRFGGENHLVEINTIPISENNPILKLLQQPITKTFALITSAVWGTNRLSFRYPQSESFPKVDKILTDKAIPYRYRAGGRMGRGRYGVSAGSVYVLSESMNKSWWDWDENWFPNEGYSLKKVGSGLCLPLEINGVN; from the coding sequence ATGTTCAAATATTTAATCACAATTAAGCCTTTAGGGTTTTTATATGGTAGTGCAGGAGGGTTTTTATCTCCTGAGAATTTAGTAGGGCGATCGCGTTCAAAATTTCCGCCAGATCCTGCAACACTGTCAGGTTTATTCTTCAGTACTCATTATAATGATAAAAAGTATAAAGAAGAAGAATTAAGGGAAAATTTGCACATAGCAGGAGCATTTTGGGCAAAAGAAAATCAATATCAATTTTTCTATGTACCAATTCCTTGGACAAAAATTATTGATGAAAAAACAACTGATGAATGGTTAATAAAAAATAATAAATGGTGCAGAGAAAAACCTGATTTAACTCCTGAATATAGTTGGGTAAAAATTAATCAATGGAATTTATCCGCTCAGGTAATTAAAGGGAATAAAAGTATTGAGAAAAATCCTTGGAAGTATGTCTCAGTTTTACATCCAAAAATGAAAAAAGATGAACGACATACGGAAGAAGGAGGGTTATTCTTAGAGAATGCAGTACAGATGGAAGATGATGTTTGTCTCGTTTATTTATCAACCCACGAATTACCCGATGGTTGGTATCGTTTCGGAGGGGAAAATCATCTCGTAGAAATTAACACTATCCCTATTAGTGAAAATAATCCCATCCTAAAATTACTGCAACAGCCGATCACCAAAACCTTTGCTTTAATTACATCAGCAGTATGGGGAACTAATCGCTTATCTTTCCGTTATCCACAATCTGAATCTTTCCCAAAAGTTGATAAAATCCTCACTGATAAAGCTATACCCTACCGTTATCGTGCAGGGGGGAGAATGGGGCGAGGACGCTATGGAGTAAGTGCTGGTAGTGTTTATGTTTTATCAGAATCCATGAATAAATCATGGTGGGATTGGGATGAAAATTGGTTTCCCAATGAAGGCTACTCCCTGAAAAAAGTTGGTAGTGGTTTATGTTTACCTTTAGAAATTAATGGAGTGAATTAA
- a CDS encoding Cas10/Cmr2 second palm domain-containing protein: MVIYTAITFSPVQGFIEKSRKLRDLYGASLILSYLSKKIVDEAINQNCEIISPGLPNLAKGMPNRILIKGDFPQDLVKQTLFHSWKKILWECKQWIETHVSDVYTWDRDWEMWATHTWEFFWGQGDSISSAIEDLENRKLSRDWVGINWIGESSSLTGTDAIAFNFLGAGHRNPKTLNYEREKEVIDNFYTKLSAVLERSTEEATEGKVLDLNERLSIPELVKRLITLPNTGIPQKFPKNDIPFVEKFTELTRKPEPENNITGQWTGWFMGDGDKVGDHLKSLLAQPNEEQKIKDFSNAMRQWGEDFSNNFPSDLGRIIYAGGDDFLGVIYNKNHRKNPQDLRQDALQWLLTLKKQWEKHEQKINLSVGFVWVAGSVPQRDVLQHCREAEKVSKNKGRDRVTIRIVFNSGQYVQWTTPWDNLGILFDYQDRDKKQNWTHIYNDLAQLKARHGIRLTEGKQVTNDYLLAKSLIDIYFDNQGEEIFKKRKHIVGDNDSLAFKIWVNNLVEVGWQLCS; the protein is encoded by the coding sequence ATGGTGATTTATACAGCAATTACTTTTTCACCAGTACAAGGATTTATCGAAAAGTCTCGTAAACTGCGTGACTTATACGGTGCATCATTAATTCTTTCCTACTTGAGTAAGAAAATTGTTGATGAGGCGATTAATCAAAACTGTGAGATAATTTCCCCTGGATTACCGAATTTAGCAAAAGGAATGCCCAACCGCATTTTGATTAAAGGAGATTTTCCTCAAGATTTGGTAAAACAAACTTTATTTCATTCATGGAAAAAGATTCTCTGGGAGTGTAAACAATGGATTGAAACTCACGTGTCTGATGTTTATACTTGGGATCGAGATTGGGAAATGTGGGCTACTCATACATGGGAGTTTTTCTGGGGGCAAGGTGATTCTATTAGTTCCGCTATTGAAGACTTAGAAAATCGTAAGTTATCCCGTGATTGGGTCGGTATTAACTGGATTGGGGAAAGTTCGAGTTTGACGGGGACAGATGCGATCGCATTTAACTTTTTAGGTGCTGGACATCGTAATCCCAAAACATTAAACTATGAACGGGAAAAAGAAGTAATCGATAATTTTTATACTAAATTATCAGCAGTTTTAGAAAGGAGTACAGAGGAAGCCACAGAGGGAAAAGTTTTAGACTTAAATGAGCGTTTAAGCATTCCTGAATTAGTGAAAAGATTAATTACTTTACCTAATACTGGAATTCCTCAAAAATTTCCTAAAAATGATATACCTTTTGTGGAAAAATTCACGGAATTAACCAGAAAACCAGAGCCAGAGAATAATATTACTGGACAATGGACGGGTTGGTTTATGGGGGATGGTGACAAAGTAGGGGATCATCTAAAATCTTTACTTGCTCAACCTAATGAGGAACAAAAAATCAAAGACTTTAGTAATGCAATGCGTCAATGGGGTGAGGATTTTAGTAATAATTTTCCCTCAGATTTAGGTAGAATAATTTATGCAGGAGGTGATGATTTTTTAGGGGTTATTTACAACAAAAATCACCGTAAAAATCCACAAGATTTGCGACAAGATGCTCTCCAATGGCTATTAACTCTCAAAAAACAATGGGAAAAACACGAGCAAAAGATTAATTTAAGTGTCGGTTTTGTCTGGGTAGCAGGAAGTGTACCGCAACGGGATGTTTTACAGCATTGTCGAGAGGCGGAAAAAGTCTCAAAAAATAAAGGGCGCGATCGAGTTACTATTCGTATTGTTTTTAATAGTGGACAATATGTACAGTGGACAACTCCTTGGGATAATTTAGGTATCTTATTCGATTATCAAGATAGGGATAAGAAGCAAAATTGGACTCATATTTATAATGATTTAGCCCAATTAAAAGCTCGTCATGGTATTAGATTAACGGAAGGAAAACAAGTAACTAATGATTATTTATTAGCTAAAAGTTTAATTGATATTTACTTTGATAATCAAGGAGAAGAAATTTTTAAAAAGAGAAAACATATTGTCGGAGATAATGATTCTTTAGCTTTTAAAATTTGGGTTAATAATTTAGTAGAAGTAGGATGGCAATTATGCAGTTAA
- the csx18 gene encoding CRISPR-associated protein Csx18: MSISCEGSLIKSITVAFFYGLITLSLLLIAPLGLTSVITNTIDVSIYSLAVTIAFDLITALLLKSSANKFLDYSYQDLKTGAIKLNKINNILQKKYEDK; encoded by the coding sequence ATGTCAATTTCTTGTGAAGGAAGTCTCATCAAAAGTATTACCGTTGCATTTTTTTATGGTTTAATTACTCTATCTTTATTATTAATTGCTCCTCTGGGATTAACCTCTGTAATTACAAATACTATTGATGTTAGTATTTACAGTTTAGCTGTAACAATAGCATTTGATTTGATTACGGCATTGTTATTAAAATCTTCCGCAAATAAATTTTTAGATTATTCATATCAAGACTTAAAAACTGGTGCGATTAAACTTAATAAAATTAATAATATTCTCCAGAAAAAATACGAAGATAAATGA